The genomic region ATTCGTAGCGGTTGGGCAGCAGGAACGCACCCAGCAGGATGATGGCGAGCGTCACCAGGACGGTGATTTTCACTTCGCGCTTGAAGATGAAGAACAGGCGCAACAAATCGCGGAAGGAGCGGATATTGATCATGTCTGTTGTCCTTAACGATCAGTTGCTGTTTTCACGCAAGTTGTAGTTCACCCCGAAACCAATCGATTTCTGGAACGGAATCAGTTGGTTCAGGTACAGGTCGACCCACTCGATGCCATTGCCCACGTGGGACTTGGGCACGAACACCACGTCGCCGCGTTGCAGCAGCACCGGCGGCCGGTTGCTGACGCCGGCGAGCATGGTGTCGCGGTAGTCGAAGAAGTAGGTCTTGTAGCGGCCGTCGTCTTCCTGACGCAGCAGCGCGACGTTGCGGCTGTCACCCACCGGCAGCAGGCCGCCAGCACCGATCAGGGCCTGTTCCAGGGTGGTGGTGACGGTCACCGGCAGGTTGGCCGGGTTGCGCACCGAGCCGCCGACGAACACGGTATTGCCCGGCGCCGCGGAAATGTTCACGGTCAGGGCCGAGTCCTGGTAGATGTTCTTGAGCTTGTCCTGCAGAAACAGCGTCAGTTCCTGTGGAGTCAGGCCAGCGGCCTTGACGTTGCCGATGTAGGGGTAGGCGAAGCTGCCGTCGTTCATCACCGTGAACAACGTCAGCTCATAGATGGAGTTGGCGGTGAACGCCGAGATCGACGGCGCCTCGCCGGTGTTGCGCACGATACGCAAGGTATCGCCAGGCCGAATCCGTTGGGCAGGCAGGGGTTTGCCGGCCAATGCCTCGCCAGCCCTGTGACCTTCCTGCAGCACGTTTTTTTGCGGCAGCACCACTTTGGCCGGGATGCTGCAGGCGCTGAGTAATAGAACACTGAAGATCAGCAAGGGGGTTTTCATTGGTCGCTCTTCCTGTCGTGCATGTTTACAGCTTCCTGACGGGTTCGGTGGTACTGGACTGGCGGTGTTTCAGGACTTGGCGGTTTCGACGGGAACCCTTCCGTAGATATCGGTGAAACGCACAATGTCGTCCTCGCCCAGGTATTCGCCGCTCTGCACCTCGATCATCACCAGGTCGATCACCCCCGGATTGACCAGGCGATGGGTCTTGCCTGGCTTGATGAAGGTCGATTCATTGGTGTCGAGCAGGAATTCGTTCTCGCCGTTGGTGACCCGGGCCATGCCGCTGACGACGATCCAGTGTTCGCTGCGGTGGTGGTGCATCTGCAGCGACAGCGATGCGTCGGGCTTGACCACGATGCGCTTGATCTTGAAACGCTTGCCTTCCTCGAGCACGGTATAGGTGCCCCAGGGCCGGGTTACCGTGCGGTGCAGGCGATAGGCATCGTGGCCCTGGCGCTTGAGTTCCTGGGCGATGAGTTTCACGTCCTGGCTGCGCTTGCCATCGGCGATCAGCAGGGCGTCGGGCGTGTCGATGATGATCAGGTCCTTGAGACCGACACCACCGACCAGACGCTTGGGCGAATCGATGTAGCAGTTGCTCACATCGTGCAGCACGGTTTCGCCGTTGCACTGGTTGCCGTTGGCATCGGCCGGGCTCAGTTCGCGTACCGCCGCCCAGGAGCCGATATCGCTCCAGCCCAGCTGGCAGGGCACCACCGCGACCTTGTGGGAACGCTCCATCAACGCATAGTCGATGGAAATATCCGGTGCCAGGGCCAGGGTCTTGCTGTCGAGTTCCAGTTGCAGTTCCTGCTTGCCCTCGCGGCTATGGCTGTGGGCCAGGCATTCGGTCATGGTTGCCAGCACGTCCGGGGCATGTTCCTGCAGTTCGCGCAGTACCACGTCGGCGCGCATGCAGAACATGCCGGCGTTCCACAGGTGCAGGCCGCCGTCGAGATAGCCCTGGGCGGTGGCCGTGTCGGGCTTCTCGACGAAGCGCGCGATCTGGAAGCTGTCGTTGCCCAGGGACTGGCCTTTTTCGATATAGCCAAAGCCGGTTTCGGCCCGGGTCGGGATCAGGCCGAAGGTCACCAGCCAACCCTGGTCAGCCAGTTTGCGTGCGCTTTGCACCGCCTGGGCGAAGGCGTCCAGGTCCTTGATCAGATGGTCCGCCGGAAGTACCAGCAACTGTGCATCCTCGCCATAGAGGTGGGCGACATGCAGGGCGGCGGCGGCGATCGCCGGCGCGGTATTGCGACCGAAGGGTTCGAGGATGAAATCCAGGGCTGCCCCGGTCTTGTTCAGCAGACGGTAGTCATCGAGCGTGCGAAAGAACACCTCGCGGTTGGTCACGGTCAGCAGGCGCTGTACGTCCGCCAGACCGGTGGCCCGGCGGAAGGTTTTCTGCAGCAGGCTTTCGCCATCGGGCAGGCGCATGAACGGTTTGGGCATGGCTTCGCGGGACACTGGCCAGAGTCGGGTGCCGGCACCGCCAGCGATGATGCAGGGAATGAGCAGGCTCATGTCAGAAGGCCTCGCGAGTCAGGAGCACTGCCGGGACAGTGCGCAAAAGAATGTAGAGATCGAACCAGATCGACCAGTTCTCGATGTACTCCAGGTCGAACTCCACGCGTTTTTCGATTTTTTCCAGGGTGTCGGTTTCACCACGATACCCATTGATCTGCGCAAGCCCGGTGATCCCCGGCTTTACCCGATGGCGCGAGGTGTATTCCTTGACGGCTTCCTCGAACAGGATGCCGGCGGCCTTGGTCGCCGTGGCATGGGGGCGCGGACCGACCATCGACATGCTGCCGGCGAAGACATTGAACAGTTGGGGCAACTCGTCGAGGCTGGTCTTGCGGATGAAGCGTCCGACCCGGGTGATGCGCGGGTCGCCGCGGGTGGTCTGTTTCTCGGCGGTGGCGTCGGCCTGGTGTTGATGCATCGAGCGGAACTTGAACACTTCGATCAGTCGGTTGTTGTAGCCATAGCGTTTCTGCCGAAACAGCACCGGCCCTGGTGAGTCGAGTTTGATCGCCAGCGCCACCAGCAGCATGATCGGCGACAGCAGAATCAGCGCGAGGCTCGACAGCACCATGTCCTCCAGACGCTTGAACATCGGCGACCAGCCCCGCAGGGGCACCTCGGAGGCGTTGAACATCGGCAGGTTGGCGACTTCGGTGATGCGGTTGTGGGCATGCCGGAAGGCGATCATGTCCGGCACCAGCAACACATTGACCGGCAACCGGCGCAGTTCGCGAATGATGTAGTCCATGCGGTTTTCCGCCGACCAGGGCAGGGCCACCAGGACCTGGGTGACCTTCTCTTCGCGGATCAGCCGTTCCAGATCGTCGGAGTTGCCCAGCAGTGGCAGGTTGACCATGGTTTTCGGCAGTCGGCTGATGCGGTCGTCGATGAAACCGATCACCCCGGAGCGAATGTCCTGGTGTTGCGACAGATAGTCGGCCAGGCGCTGGCCGTTCTCGGTCGCGCCGAGAATCACTGCGTTCTGCAGGAAGATCCCGCGTTGCATCAATTGCTGGAACAACGCCAGCAGGATCAGCCGTTCGACGCCGAACAGCGTCAGGCTGGCGACGAACCAGACCAGCAGTTGGGTATTGTCCAGGTAGTTGAACAGTTGCAGGCCATGGTGCATGAACAGTAACAGGCAAAAGGCCGAGGACCAGGCGAAGAGGGTGATCTGAAAGCGCAGCAGGTTGCTGAAAATCGTCTCGGCATAGATCCCCAGCGCCTGGAAAATCAGCACACTGATAACGCCGAAGAACAGCAGGATGGTCAGATAACCTTCGGTGATTTGCGGGGTTTGTCCGCGCAGGTAAATCAGCATCAACAGACCGGGCAGAATAGCGGTCAGCCCGTGGACCAGGCGAATGCCGAACAAAAAGTACTCGACCATGCTCGGCCGAGTAAGCAGCATGCTGTCGACTGGCTGCAAGCGCATTGAGACCCCCTTCCCTTTCTACCATTGCAAAATGGCAACTACGAAACACTTCGGTAGGTAATTCCTATGGCAGCATTTCCAGGGCTTTTTTGCGCTGACCCCATCCCTGGCAGCTGGTTTTTTCACCGTCTGAAACTACAGGCGGCTGGCACATTGGCAGAGAAAAATCCTACTTTTTTCATGGATTTAACCTGCGTTTCTGTGCATATTTTTCCTCTTGTGAGCCTGACATGTGCTTGAGTAAAGCTCATGAAACTGTCGGTCGCTAATGGAATGACAGTCTGTAGCCAAAAAAAATTTCGCGGAGTCTGTTTTGTTGCCTGAGCCCGGCGTAGAGGGGGGCGGTGACGGCGAAGAAATAAATCGATGGGACGCAAGTCGTTTCCATTCGGTCGCGGTCCACATATCGCAAGGCCATCGACACAGGAGAAAACGCCGATGAGCGAGCGCAAGGCATTGCTGATTCTGCATGGCAAGCAGGCTCTCAACGAGGACGTCAGGGTAGCGGTCGAGGACAAGCGCCGAGAGGGCTGGGAGCTGGCCGTGCGTCTGACCTGGGAAGCGGGGGATGCGCAACGCCTGGTGCAGGAGGCGCTGGCGATGGGGTACCGGCAGTTGATCGCCGGCGGTGGCGACGGCACCTTGCGCGATATTGCCGAGGCACTCGCCGTGGCCGATACCCAGGCAAGCCTGGTGTTGATGCCGCTGGGGACCGCCAACGATTTTGCGCGCGCCGCCGGCGTGCCGCTGGAACCGGCCGCAGCGTTGCAGCTGTTGGACGCCCCGGCCCGGCCCATCGACCTTGGCGTGGTGGGGGAACAGGTATTTTTGAACATGGCCACGGGCGGTTTTGGCAGCCAGGTGACGGCCAATACGTCTGAAGACCTGAAAAAAGTGCTCGGTGGAGCGGCTTATCTGTTCACCGGGCTGACACGTTTCGGTGAGTTGCATGCAGCTTATGGCGAGTTGCAGGGCCCCGACTTCCATTGGCAGGGCGACCTGCTGGCGCTGGGTATCGGCAACGGGCGCCAGGCCGGTGGCGGGCATCTGCTGTGTCCGCAGGCGCTGGTCGATGACGGTCTGCTCGATATCAGCATCCTGCCCGCGCCGCAGGAGGTGGTCGGCACCTTGCGCCAGTTGATGAGCGATGGCTGGGGGCTGGACAACCTGTTCGTCCGGGCACGCCTGCCCTGGGTCGAGATCAAGGTCGCCGAGGGCCTGTACCTGAACCTCGACGGTGAACCCTTGGAGAGTGACAGCTTGCGTTTCGAGGCGCGTCCGGGCGCATTGCGGGTGCACCTGCCGACCGATTCGCCGCTGCTCAGTCGTCCAGGCTGATGATGCGTTCGCGAACCGCGAACAGCACCAGCCCCGCGACATCGAAAATCTGCAGGCGCTTCATGATCTGCGCGCGATGAGTCTCCACGGTCTTGACGCTAAGGCCCAGGCCGTTGGCGATTTCCCGGGTGGACTTGCCGCGTACGATCAACCTGAGGATTTCCAGTTGGCGTCCGGTCAGGTTGTGCGTCTGGGCCTGTGTCGGCGCCTGGCGTTGAGCCTGGGTCAGTGCCTGATTGATCACCGTGTGGGCAATTGCCGGGCTGAGGTAGCGTTCGTCGTTGCGCAAGGCATCCAGTGCCTGGGCCAGTTCGGTGGCGGTGGTGTCCTTGAGCAGGTAGCCATGGGCACCGACTTCCAGGGCCTGCATGATCAGTTGCGGATCGGTGTGCATCGACAGGATCAGTACCTTGCTGTGCGGGCGTACGGCCTGCAACTGGCGCAGGGCATCGAGCCCGCCGATATCGCGCATCGACAGGTCGAGCAGGATGATATCCGGGTTCAGTCGTTCGACGGCTTCGAGCAACTGGGTGCCATCGCTGGCTTCGCCAATCACGGCATAGCCCGGAATTTCCAGCACCAGGGCGCGTACACCGGCCCTGATCAGTGAGTGGTCATCCACCAGAAGTAAATTGCAGGTCATGGAACCTTATTCGTACTGGCTCGTTCGAGGGCGCGGGGGGCCCAGGGAAGAAGGGCTTCGATTTGTGTACCTTTGCCGGGTGCGCTGGTGACTGTCAATCGGCCGCCCAACTGTTCGGCGCGTTCAGCCATGCCGGCCATGCCACGTTGGCCCTGTTCAGCCGGATTGGCCGCTGGGGAAAAGCCCTGGCCGTCATCGGCGATGTACAGCGACAGACCTTCAGGCAGGCGCTTGAGGCGTATCAGCAGGTTGCCGGCCTTGGCATGGCGCAGGACGTTGGTGACGGCTTCCTGTGTCACGCGGAACGCGGTCACCGCCATTTCCTCGGACAACCCTGCCAGTTGCTGATGACATTCCAGGCTCCAGTGCAGCGAGGTGTTGCCCAGGGTCTTGAGCAGATGCGCGCGCAAGCTGGCTTCCAGGCCCAGGCTACTCAACTGGCGTGGATTGAGGATAGCCGAGACGTCGCGCACCTTCGCCAGGGTTTCGTCCAGGGTATTGTTCAGGTCCGTGCAGTGGCTGTGCAGATCTTCCGGTAGGCGTCCCCGCAACCACTGGGTCTGCAGCTTGGCGGCGGTCAGCAGTTGGCCGATGTCGTCGTGCAGTTCGCGGCTCAGGCGGTGCCGCTCATTCTCCTGCACCTGCAGCAGTCGATCGGCCAGTTCCTGGGGCTGGAAGTTGATCGAGGTTTTCGCGTCGTGATGCTGCAACCAGAGGCAGGCCAGGGTGGCAAGGTTGAGCAACAGCAATCCCAGGGACGCAGACGAGCCTCTGACATAGAACACCAGGCTGGTGATGGCCGAGGCAATGCAAAGCAGGACGGTCAGCCGACGAGCATTCTTTCGTGAGGAGAGCCAAGGCTTTAGTGACTTGAGGCTGGCGTACATAGCGTGTGGAGCCAATGAGTGTCCGGTACGGAGAGTCTGAACGTAACCGCTGACAGGACTCTGTTGGAAAAACGGTTACGGTTCAATGTTCATATACAGCTGGATATAGTGATAGCTGGCTAAGTGCTAGTATCTTTGTTGAACCTGGTAGGGATCACAGGCAATTCATTTTACCATCAAGTGCATAAGCAAACGGCCAGCATAGTAGCACTTGGTTTAAGGTTGGTCGTCCCTGTTTATATATGTCCGAGTGGTCAGTTTTTTTGTGCGAAGCTGATGGAAATCAGGTGGTTGGCGTTTAGAAAGTCGTTTGTTTTTGAAGTCCTCGCCGTTTAACACATTATTCTTTCTATACTAAGAAAGCTTGCTCAAAACACCCAAAGTTGTTCATTAGTTGATCTTGTCATCTTGCTCATGGGCTGGTTTGCACACAGGGTGTGTGCGGGTATCGGGTACGGATGCCTATGTCAGGGCCAAGGGTCAGGCGCAGGGCCCGGGAAAGGTGATCAGCGTGAAGGCCTTCGACTCGGCGAGCAGACTGGTGGACAGTTCAGTCTGTGCCGCCAGGGCGGCAATCAGTTCGGCCTGTTCGCTATCGTCGAGGCCCAGTTGGCCGGTGTGTGGGTCGATCAGTTCCAGTTGCCAGGCCAGCAGTGTCAGGCAGTTCTGCAGAGCGTGCAACGCTCCGTCGTGAAGGTTGAGCGGAGTGGGTGCGTGCGTCAAAACGTCGTGAATATGTCTCGAAAAGCTCGCCATGCAGCGCACGCCGAGTACATCGGCACGTCCACCGAGCTTATGCAGGGCGCCGAGCAGGCAATCGATGGCATCCTGGTCGTTACGGATCAGCGCCAGATGCAGGCAACATTCGCGCATCTTCGCTTGCAGGGCCTCTGCTTCCACCAGAAATTGCGGCAGGTGGGTCTGCCGTTCTTTACCGTTCAGCATGCTTTATCTCCATGAAACATCGGCAGGCGATAGAAGGTCGCGCTTGGCGAACGGCGGTAAGTTAATGTCGGCCCACAGGGAGTGTCTGTAGTCTGTTTCCGATTGTGTCGGTGTTGACCGATTGCACGGGAGTATCAGACACAGGCAGACGATGTTCGAGAAGGTCGTTCGCGACGATTGCAAAAACCGCTGAAAAGGGCCGATCCAGAGCGCTTTAACCAGAGCTTTGAGGTCTCTTGTCTGGCTTTGTGGCCACCGTCCCGCGATTGAAAGCAAAAGCCCGACTCCATTCATTTTGTGAGAATGGCGTCACATTAATGGCTATTGGATATTGCGAATATCAGGTTGTGCCTGATTGTTACTAGGGGATTCCCCTATAGAGGGGAACAAAAGGAAGATCCGGTGGTCGCCTTGCGCGAGGCGGAGCCAGTCCAGACAGTGCACTCAGTAAAGCATGATGTTATTGTGACATCAACTGTTTTGCGGATGTTACGCAAGAGGGTCAAGGTCTGGTGGATTCGGCCGATAACTCTTTCAATGAAGTTTTTTTGTATCAACGCCTCTGGAGTGATTGATGGCCGGCATTCTCGACACGGTAGACCAACGTACACAACTGGTGGGCGAGAATCGTCTGGAGATTCTCATGTTCCGCCTGGCGGGTCGTCAGTTGTTCGCAATCAACGTGTTCAAGGTGCAGGAAGTCCTGCAACTGCCCAAACTGACCCTCATGCCTCAGCGTCATCCCTTTGTCTGTGGGGTCGTCAACCTGCGAGGGCAGACCTTGCCGGTGATCGATCTGTCCCAGGCGATCGGCATGCGACCGCTGGTTCCCGGACCGGACAGCACCATTATCGTCACCGAGTACAACCGTTCGGTGCAGGCGTTCCTGGTCGGTGGCGTGGACCGCATCGTCAACATGAACTGGGACGCGATCATGCCGCCGCCGACCAGTGCCGGGCGTCAGCATTACCTGACGGCGATCAGCAAGGTTGATGACCAGTTGGTGGAAATCATCGACGTGGAAAAGGTTCTCGCCGAAATCGTGCCGTACAACGCCAAGGTTTCCCGGGAAAAACTCGAAGATCCGGTGATGGAGCATGCTCGCGGGCGCGAAGTGCTGCTGGTCGACGACTCGAAGGTGGCCTTGTCGCAGTTGCGCGATACCCTGGGCCAGTTGGGGGTGAAGTTGCACATCGCCAGCGATGGCTTGAAGGCGCTGAACATGCTCAAGGGTTGGGCCGATTCCGGTGCGGTGATGACCGACAAGTTGCTGATGGTGTTCACCGATGCCGAGATGCCGGAGATGGATGGTTATCGCCTGACGACCGAGATCCGCAACGACCCACGTCTGCGTGGCCTCTATGTGGTGCTGCATACGTCGCTGTCCGGCAGTTTCAACGAAGCGATGGTGAAGAAGGTCGGTTGCGACAACTTCCTTTCCAAGTTCCAGCCGGACAAGCTCGTCGACGTGGTTCGTCAGCGCCTGCTGCTGGATCATCCCGAGGCCTGATGCCGCTTCACGGGGCAGGTGCAATGCCTGCTCCGCTGCCGGTCGTCGTGATGTGATCTTTGACTGTGCGAACGGCTGGTGTAGGGTGATCTTTTATCCCGGAGCCGATCCCCATGATGCGTCTGAGTGCGCTGTATCGTTATCCCGTCAAGTCCGCGAAGGGCGAACCGCTGTCACAGGTCACGCTCGATGCGTTGGGGCTGACGGGGGATCGGCGCTGGATGATAGTGGACCAGGACAGCGGCCGTTTCCTGACCCAGCGTGCCGTGGCCAGCATGAGCCAGTTGTCGGCCTTGTGGAATACAACTGGTGGTCTGACCTTGAGCGCCCGCGGGTATTCGGCGCTGGATGTGGCAGTGCCCTCGGCCGATGAATCATTGCGCGGCGTGAGCATCTGGAACGACA from Pseudomonas asplenii harbors:
- a CDS encoding polysaccharide biosynthesis/export family protein, which produces MKTPLLIFSVLLLSACSIPAKVVLPQKNVLQEGHRAGEALAGKPLPAQRIRPGDTLRIVRNTGEAPSISAFTANSIYELTLFTVMNDGSFAYPYIGNVKAAGLTPQELTLFLQDKLKNIYQDSALTVNISAAPGNTVFVGGSVRNPANLPVTVTTTLEQALIGAGGLLPVGDSRNVALLRQEDDGRYKTYFFDYRDTMLAGVSNRPPVLLQRGDVVFVPKSHVGNGIEWVDLYLNQLIPFQKSIGFGVNYNLRENSN
- a CDS encoding mannose-1-phosphate guanylyltransferase/mannose-6-phosphate isomerase: MSLLIPCIIAGGAGTRLWPVSREAMPKPFMRLPDGESLLQKTFRRATGLADVQRLLTVTNREVFFRTLDDYRLLNKTGAALDFILEPFGRNTAPAIAAAALHVAHLYGEDAQLLVLPADHLIKDLDAFAQAVQSARKLADQGWLVTFGLIPTRAETGFGYIEKGQSLGNDSFQIARFVEKPDTATAQGYLDGGLHLWNAGMFCMRADVVLRELQEHAPDVLATMTECLAHSHSREGKQELQLELDSKTLALAPDISIDYALMERSHKVAVVPCQLGWSDIGSWAAVRELSPADANGNQCNGETVLHDVSNCYIDSPKRLVGGVGLKDLIIIDTPDALLIADGKRSQDVKLIAQELKRQGHDAYRLHRTVTRPWGTYTVLEEGKRFKIKRIVVKPDASLSLQMHHHRSEHWIVVSGMARVTNGENEFLLDTNESTFIKPGKTHRLVNPGVIDLVMIEVQSGEYLGEDDIVRFTDIYGRVPVETAKS
- a CDS encoding undecaprenyl-phosphate glucose phosphotransferase; translation: MRLQPVDSMLLTRPSMVEYFLFGIRLVHGLTAILPGLLMLIYLRGQTPQITEGYLTILLFFGVISVLIFQALGIYAETIFSNLLRFQITLFAWSSAFCLLLFMHHGLQLFNYLDNTQLLVWFVASLTLFGVERLILLALFQQLMQRGIFLQNAVILGATENGQRLADYLSQHQDIRSGVIGFIDDRISRLPKTMVNLPLLGNSDDLERLIREEKVTQVLVALPWSAENRMDYIIRELRRLPVNVLLVPDMIAFRHAHNRITEVANLPMFNASEVPLRGWSPMFKRLEDMVLSSLALILLSPIMLLVALAIKLDSPGPVLFRQKRYGYNNRLIEVFKFRSMHQHQADATAEKQTTRGDPRITRVGRFIRKTSLDELPQLFNVFAGSMSMVGPRPHATATKAAGILFEEAVKEYTSRHRVKPGITGLAQINGYRGETDTLEKIEKRVEFDLEYIENWSIWFDLYILLRTVPAVLLTREAF
- the yegS gene encoding lipid kinase YegS codes for the protein MSERKALLILHGKQALNEDVRVAVEDKRREGWELAVRLTWEAGDAQRLVQEALAMGYRQLIAGGGDGTLRDIAEALAVADTQASLVLMPLGTANDFARAAGVPLEPAAALQLLDAPARPIDLGVVGEQVFLNMATGGFGSQVTANTSEDLKKVLGGAAYLFTGLTRFGELHAAYGELQGPDFHWQGDLLALGIGNGRQAGGGHLLCPQALVDDGLLDISILPAPQEVVGTLRQLMSDGWGLDNLFVRARLPWVEIKVAEGLYLNLDGEPLESDSLRFEARPGALRVHLPTDSPLLSRPG
- a CDS encoding response regulator yields the protein MTCNLLLVDDHSLIRAGVRALVLEIPGYAVIGEASDGTQLLEAVERLNPDIILLDLSMRDIGGLDALRQLQAVRPHSKVLILSMHTDPQLIMQALEVGAHGYLLKDTTATELAQALDALRNDERYLSPAIAHTVINQALTQAQRQAPTQAQTHNLTGRQLEILRLIVRGKSTREIANGLGLSVKTVETHRAQIMKRLQIFDVAGLVLFAVRERIISLDD
- a CDS encoding sensor histidine kinase; protein product: MYASLKSLKPWLSSRKNARRLTVLLCIASAITSLVFYVRGSSASLGLLLLNLATLACLWLQHHDAKTSINFQPQELADRLLQVQENERHRLSRELHDDIGQLLTAAKLQTQWLRGRLPEDLHSHCTDLNNTLDETLAKVRDVSAILNPRQLSSLGLEASLRAHLLKTLGNTSLHWSLECHQQLAGLSEEMAVTAFRVTQEAVTNVLRHAKAGNLLIRLKRLPEGLSLYIADDGQGFSPAANPAEQGQRGMAGMAERAEQLGGRLTVTSAPGKGTQIEALLPWAPRALERASTNKVP
- a CDS encoding chemotaxis protein CheV — its product is MAGILDTVDQRTQLVGENRLEILMFRLAGRQLFAINVFKVQEVLQLPKLTLMPQRHPFVCGVVNLRGQTLPVIDLSQAIGMRPLVPGPDSTIIVTEYNRSVQAFLVGGVDRIVNMNWDAIMPPPTSAGRQHYLTAISKVDDQLVEIIDVEKVLAEIVPYNAKVSREKLEDPVMEHARGREVLLVDDSKVALSQLRDTLGQLGVKLHIASDGLKALNMLKGWADSGAVMTDKLLMVFTDAEMPEMDGYRLTTEIRNDPRLRGLYVVLHTSLSGSFNEAMVKKVGCDNFLSKFQPDKLVDVVRQRLLLDHPEA